Proteins encoded by one window of Erwinia pyrifoliae DSM 12163:
- a CDS encoding phage tail fiber protein: MNDVSATGLSLLVQASQTFPAGILVTAFADDADPFDLPAVDIAQTGMDINGNLVSWSTPTPQTVTINVLPGSEEDQNLAILLEANTAKRGRRHAGDIITLVASYGDGATTTARNGKITNGSRGNSAASGGRLKSKAYTFVFQDFDSTRVR; this comes from the coding sequence ATGAATGATGTATCTGCAACCGGTCTCAGCCTGTTGGTTCAGGCAAGCCAAACCTTTCCGGCAGGAATACTGGTAACGGCTTTCGCCGATGATGCCGATCCGTTCGATCTGCCTGCTGTCGATATCGCCCAGACCGGCATGGATATCAACGGCAATCTGGTGTCCTGGTCAACACCCACCCCGCAGACCGTGACGATAAACGTGCTACCGGGGAGTGAAGAAGATCAGAATCTGGCGATCCTGCTGGAAGCCAACACGGCCAAACGTGGCCGCAGACACGCCGGAGATATTATTACGCTGGTGGCGTCCTACGGTGACGGCGCGACCACTACCGCGCGAAACGGAAAAATCACCAACGGTAGTCGCGGTAACTCTGCTGCCAGCGGTGGGCGTCTTAAATCAAAGGCTTATACCTTTGTGTTCCAGGACTTTGACAGTACGCGCGTTCGTTAA
- a CDS encoding phage baseplate protein, which translates to MITDVKIFDTDSFTTLFETASPIKITIRDEHKATTFQVESGETRSDHVVVQAVEIGMDLILSGELKNAFGLMQQAWEQNKLVGIQTRVKTYRPMLLVNFYHDETAEMADAIQLSLRFTEWRSVTPEYGELPPKKVQKPSQSSTVKRGGAQTKSVSEDRKKSVLVRVLGG; encoded by the coding sequence ATGATCACTGACGTAAAAATCTTCGATACCGATAGTTTTACCACGCTGTTTGAAACCGCCAGCCCGATAAAAATCACTATCCGCGACGAGCACAAGGCCACCACTTTTCAGGTCGAGTCAGGGGAAACCCGTAGCGATCATGTTGTTGTGCAGGCCGTGGAAATTGGCATGGATCTGATTTTATCCGGTGAGCTTAAAAATGCTTTTGGCCTGATGCAACAAGCCTGGGAACAGAACAAGTTGGTAGGTATTCAGACCAGAGTCAAAACCTACCGGCCCATGCTGCTGGTCAATTTCTACCACGATGAGACCGCGGAGATGGCCGATGCTATCCAGTTGTCTTTACGGTTCACCGAGTGGCGAAGTGTGACACCCGAATACGGCGAGCTACCGCCCAAAAAAGTTCAGAAGCCCTCACAATCCAGTACCGTTAAAAGGGGCGGCGCACAGACAAAATCGGTATCCGAAGATCGGAAAAAATCAGTTCTGGTCAGGGTATTGGGAGGATAA